A segment of the Mercurialis annua linkage group LG4, ddMerAnnu1.2, whole genome shotgun sequence genome:
GGAATTGCATCTGATGTTGCAGCTAGTGCTCTTGTTGGAGCATCAAATGTCTTCGGTATGTCTCTGTGTTCCTTCTATCTGAATATAGCAAGAACTATCCCTATGCATTTTGCATTTAGTGTTCTACTTCTAACATGGTTGCCTTCTTCTAGGAACGACTATTGCATCATCTTTAATGGACAAACAAGGGAGGAAAAGTCTTCTAATAACAAGCTTTTGTGGAATGGTATGATTACTTTATGATTAGACCATATATagttcaattttattttctttaatattttttttccaatcaaTTACATAAATGAAATTTTGTGGGAGTATATCATTCATCCACactttgattattataacttcTATTTATATCTGTACCATCAACTTGTATTGCAGAAAACattctatttataattttgtacGTACTCTTAATGGTCCAGAACGTagtaagaaatttttttatctagaaGAATAAGTGAAACAAAATAATTTGTGTCAAccacatatatattttataaataaaaggaAACAGCGGCCAAAAtgtttttgaaggaattatCTTATAGGGGTTGAGTATTTTTATCTGCTTTGACATTGTTGAAGTAAGATGAGTGTATAAGCTTATTGATTATATTGTTTAATGTTTTAGATTTAAGTTAGGTGATATTTAACAATGAGGTGATGTTTCTTTCTCATTCACATCGAACTGAGAGTTACAGATATCTGAATGAACATTTACAATATATTTCCTGGTAAAGAGGGTGGTTTCACCTCATGAGTGTAGATTAGGAACCAGAatatgatttgttttaaaatggttAGTTAGGCAGTTTAGATGCTATTTGAAATTGTTCAAATCCTGGTGCACTAAAAtgctcttttattttttgaactcACATTAAAATGCTTTTACATGCAATAGCTATGcttaattttttgtaatgatCATGTGTCTGACTGAAAGTTTAATTTTTGTCCTTTTTCTTGTGAAGGCTGCTTCAATGTTGTTGCTGTCCTTGTCCTTAACTTGGAAGGTCCTTGCACCCTATTCTGGCACCCTTGCTGTTCTTGGGACTGTTTGGTAAGTACTAGTATTGCCTCCGAATTGCTATCTTTTTTTGGCCTATTAATTCTAAATGTGCCTTTAATCTCAAAAACAGCTATGTGTTATCATTTTCACTTGGTGCTGGTCCTGTGCCTGCTCTTCTTCTCCCAGAGATATTTGCCTCCAGAATCAGAGCAAAAGCAGTTGCTTTATCCTTAGGAATGCATTGGGTAAGTTACTAGCAAGAAACTTTCTCTACTATGTCACCAGTGAAATTACAAGTAAAGGGTCTTTCCAGTCCTTGAATCTGCAGGTCATGCTCATATATATCAACTTAACCTATTCTGACAATTTAATATAGAACTCTCCAAAATAAGTGTCAATTACATCCGCTCGCATAGAAAGTAATCGTGAAAGTATTATTACTTAATATTTTATGCTAATTTCAgcttgcttttattttttatttaatattactttactaattttaattatttttgtgtttaacATTTTCACGAttgcttttcacgcactctgAAAATACAAAAACGGATATCATTAGACTGTTCTAAGAGTTGTGcactaaattatcaaaatatactaagtaggatattaaactccctaggtCACTAGGCTTACctcaaattacaaaatgatcactaaacttcattttgttacaaaatggtcactaaactataccttttgttacaaaggggtgtcacttatataaaacgcaccgttttcAAGCTAATATTGTTACAAAAATaacactaaacttttcatgaattacaaaaaagtaattgaattatactttttattacaaaaaggtcactgaactatgtccctttttgtaattttggtttgccacgtaagcaaaaacattgcgttttatatgagtgacacccatttgtaacaaaaggtatagttcagtgactgttttgtaacaaaatgaagtttagtgattattttgtaattcaagGTAACCTTAGTGACCCATAGAGTTTATTATCCATACTAAGTATGCTTTATGTGAGCCTGCTCCACAAGTTCAAGGATCGTGAAATTACTATAACCAAGCGATTTGAGTTTTAACTTTTAAGAGTTTGAGTTTGTATCTGATGGCTGATGGCTGATCTCTAGTACATAGTTTGTTCTGCTATTCATATTGTCACTTCCAGGGTGACTAAAACTGTATGCttgtaaatatatatgtatagtcGGAGcccattcacctttttatttatttaaaatttgatagtAGTCAAATGCTTTATAACGACTTGGTTTTCATTTTGGCAACAGATCTCAAATTTTTTCATTGGGCTCTATTTCTTGAGCGTTGTAAACAAGTTTGGAATCAGCACTGTGTATTTGGGATTTTCTGCTGTGTGTCTTCTTGCCGTCTTATATATAGCTGGTAATGTCGTCGAAACAAAGGGACGATCCTTGGAGGAAATAGAGCGTGAACTTAACCCGGCAATATAATTAGGATTTCTGTTGAACCCTGCAATGTAATTCGGATCTCTGTTGAAAGTGCATGAGAGATAATAATTTCAACGCAGACCTGTAAGGTTGGTTCTATTGGGAGTTGGTTCTTGAGGTCTATTGTACTGTCAAATGTTAAAATTAGCTGTCACCGTCTTTGCAACTAGATCATCtctgttttgtaattttggagATCAGAATTAGAGAACCCTAGATTAGATCGTGGGAGTTTGTATGATGTATATTCTGAAGATTATGCGATTCTTGCAATAATTTTGCAGATAATTTTACTTTTGACAGTCTTTTTAACAGTTATGGTGCTCCgaaattttcaataattttttaccGAGTACAAGCAGTAGAAAGTACAAATTATATTCCAAACTTCTGTACAATTACATCAAAATCATCAATCCATAATTATAGTCTTATGAAGCTGTATCACCATTCTCTCATCAGCTTCCTGAGCTGCAGAAGTTAGAATGCTAAAAAATTATGCCTATTATTAGCTGCCTCATAAGCAAACATTGGAGGTCTGTAAAGCATGAATGGTTATATCTACATGTTGGCTTTCCTTTCCCACCTTTCTTTTGTGTCGAGCCTAAAAGCAaaacaaacacataaaaatACTGTCAAGCTCAGGCATAAGAATGAGAATGTGAACGGGAATTATAAGAGGGAATGGGAATATGATAATtgtattcatatttttattttattcggTAGGAAATGAGAATGAAAACATAAATGGAAATGAAATTAATTCGTATAGAGTGAATGGGAATTAATGATTTCCATCTATGTTGCATGGAAACTAAGCTAATCCAATGTTTCAGCATTTTACTTTCGTTTCCGGAAACactttaaaattctaaaacataatatttaTAACCCTTAGAAAAATAATCTTTTTGCCATCTTCCATTTCCATGCAACATAGATTATCATAGATAGGGAAATCTCATTTctatttatatgtaattttctTCAATCAAACACAAACGATAAGAATAAGAATCATTCTCATTCCTTTCCTCCCAAAATTTAGCGAACCAAATGACTCCATGGAATAATGAAACACTGAACTATGCTACCAAGAATTTCAGCTTCTAGGAATGCATATTTTTAGCGTATATGTTTCTTCCTACATGCAAAAGCACTACCAGAAGATGGGCAACTGCAAAAACTTACCCCCAATGCAATTTCTGTCGCTTCTTTGGTGCATCATCTGCTGTTACATTCGCTTGCTGAGAAGAGAAATCAGTAATGTCACGTTGGTTTTTCAAATTGGTGAGCAAGTCTTCAACGTTTCTATCTGAAATTTCACCATCACCATTTTTGCAGTGTTTTACATGAGATCTAATGGTTCTACCTGAAACCCAATAACAATATCAGATATGTAACTAAGTAACCCATCTATAATGTAAAGATTAATTGAAAGCGGTACCTTTAGATTCATTATGAAACTTTGATTTTAGCTTTAAGCGCCTCTTGTGCAGCTCCTATAAAAGCAAAAGATTAAAGTTTAACAACAGAGATGGaagtttcaaaaacaaaaatggagttactaaatttattttttacaatagttttatttttttattaatattttgagTAAGTATTGAAAGTTTAATTTTGTATTCTTTAATGGAAGAGTATTTTATCATCCTCCACAGAAATTTGGAAGAGTTTGATTGTACTATTCTAGCAAAGACAGGtatgtaatttgatttttaacttCATTAGACGATTTACGAACGATGTTGAGCATGTATTTTCTTAAACATCTCGTGCAATATAGAATCGGCAGCCTATCTAGCTTACTAACCTCatgaataacaaataaaaatatcaaagtttCAAGTTCAGAATATCTTAGTTGAAAACCTAAGATTCACAAACACTAAACTGTGTATCTGAGTACATTGTCTCATTGCATTCCATTACCACCAATGATCTTACAAAACATAAACTGAAGATAATACACAATGAATGgctttgattttaatttaaacctCAGATTACCCAATTGTGGAAAAACTAgataaagattaaaatttagaagacataaaatataaaagggGTATGAAGAACCATACTTGGAGCTTGCGAAGCTGGTGTTGGGAGATAGATTTGTTGTCGAAATTAGGTTGCAGAGACGGGGTTGATGAAATTGCTGCTTCTCTTCTCTCATCATCTCCTTCGCCCATTCCTTTTGCTTCCTCTTCTACACTTAAACGGTGCGTAATGGTTTATGCAGTAGCTATGTCTATGTGATGTAATGCTCGGTTTATTTTTCTTGGGCCTTCTCCCAAACTTGCGGCTCAACCCGTAACCAATGGCCTATTTGGTAGGTATGCAAAAGGATGAAATAGCCCCTATTATTTGGAAGGATAGAAAATCAAGTACCTATTATATTTTTACGGGAAAGTACAAAAATTAATGACCATCATGTAGCCACCTAAGTGCAAAAATATACCTAAATTTTACCATCCAAGTGTAAAAAATCTATCCACAATTTTAACAAATATACAATGATTTTTTCATCATGCAGTTtgatcaattatttttaaatttttgccaaatatactCACGCACGATTCATATGGAGCTGACATGGCGCGGAGTTAAGTACAtcattttaaataagttttatattacatatatatagacGAATAATATCAGCACATCAACTTGAAACAAGCCATAAATCTATTTGGCaaaagttaaaaggataatagACTAAACCGGTAAAATTTAAAGGTTGTGGTATATTGATAAAATTCAAATTCCAACACATATTCTGGAGGAAGCTTCTTGTTTGGAGAAAAAAACAAAccaataaaaaatagataaaattcgTATAAGGtagatcaaatttaaaaaaataacaataactaataatttaacataaaacaactctatttttggaaaaaaaatatatgaagaaACTTGAGGGGTTGGAGAAGATTTCTAGCCAAAACCAAAGGCAAAAGAACCACCTCGCACAGGGGCTGGGGACTGGGGAGTAGTAAtttaggtagcacggaaacggaaacggaaaacggaaacgatacgaaacggacacggaaaaacgaaagtttttcaaaatgaaggacacaaAACGTGGGgaaaacgtgtaaataacaaaaatgtagggatatatatatctataaaaatattatctaaatatttatgataattaacaaaataatttattttagtataatatttaaaattttataaatatataaaaaaatataatataattcaacacaaataagtatatttgatgtattgtgggcaatgcaaatgtaaaatttatgggtaactagttagattttttttatttatgggtaataattcaacacaaattacgaggtatgtgggcttgcgggcggtccacatTTCGGgatttgacaatgatattgaatttcggctcagtagagtgtgtcctcgtcaccaaaaaaaaaaaaatcctacaactcagaaataataaaaaagttcgAACACTGGTTGAGTAACTTTGTCGTCTAATAAACAAGAAGGTGTGTAACTATTATAAAGTCATCCGAATGAAAACAATTCAAACCAAAAAAGGGGCATTATTTTGGACAATCTAAGGCAGGAACTATCGAATTTGTTTATAAACAACTAGTTTCTAGGTTTGACTTTATGTTAAACACATGCAAAGCTGCATTACGTGCGGTTTAAGTATACAAATTTTGGTCATATGCTATGTTTATAAATGGTGCATTCTCATTTCCTTTACTCCACCTTTCTTCTCAGATTAGTGTCTCTCTCAAGATCATAGCAATGGCTAACAATATTAATGATGAAAAACAGCCATTTCAATCTACTAATTCAAAACCTGCCAAACCCTATACTTCACCATTAAACAACGTCTtccattttcttttattcattATTGGTTTGTCACTAGGTATGTTATCTTGTTCATATTTCAAAAGCTTATTGTCTCCTATTTTCACTTCACAAATTTCTCtatattcttccttcttttcttctccTCCGTCTCCTCTACCGCCTCCGTCCGAACCTGCCGGAACAAATATGACATCTAGTACTAATTTTACTAATGCTTTCGATTCATTTAAACGACGTGAATCGCTCATGCACAATATCAGCGACGAGGAGTTGTTTTCGAGAGCTGCTAGGGTTCCGAATCCGACTGAAGTGAAGATAGTTCCAAAATTGGCTTTTATGTTCTTGACATATGGATCAATTCCTTTTGCTCCTTTGTGGGAGAAGTATTTTAAAGGGCATGAAGATCTTTTTTCCATATATGTACATCCACATCCCTCTTATAATGATTCATGGCCTGAAACTTCTGTATTTTATGGTAGAAGAATTCCTAGCCAGGTAAGCTTCTTTCAATGTCTACACAACACTTGaagaaatgttatatatatgtatatatcattaaaaatataatttactcataaaaattaaaatgtgagtaccattttttataaaaactattttaagtagaaaataaaaaagaaaataaaaagaaacatgacaaaaaaaattaagtaaaaaaaaattagaaaaatattaaggagaaaaaaaacagataatagaatatatatttttaattattttaattttggagtctctaaaatatttttataaaattaatataaagtttataataaatattaaaatataaactaaaattcAAGATTTTGAAACATGTTCCAAAATTTTCAAAGAGTTTCAATTTTTACAAAGTTGTaaacacaaaaaatattaatttaatgtaaactcaattaATTTTGTATAGTCTCCATGTCATTTGTAGATATGGCtagtaaaatcaaaataaattgttaaataatatCTGTaatatgatataattaatttaaataaatattttattcaaataatttccttaattaaattaatttacagaTAGTGACTTGGGGGGAGATATCGATGGTAGATGGAGAGAGACGCCTATTAGCAAATGCTCTTCTTGACATCTCAAATCAAAGATTTATACTACTCTCTGAATCTTGCATTCCTATAGTCAATTTTAAAACAGCTTATAACTATCTCATCAACTCCAATTTAAGCTACGTAGAATCATATGACAATCCAGATAAAGGAGCTCGTGGTCGATACAATCCGAAAATGTCGCCAACATTAAATGTAACACATTGGAGAAAAGGCTCACAATGGTTCGAGTTGCACCGTAACCTTGCTGTTCACATTGTGTCTGATCAAAAGTATTATCAACTTTTTCGAGATTATTGTCGTGCACATGCATGTTATTCCGATGAACATTACATTCCGACATTTTTGAACGTACTCTATCCGAACACATCGGCCAATCGGACCGTTACTTACGTTCTTTGGCCAAAAAAGAGTGCACATCCCCGAAAATTCGGATTGAGCGATATTTCCGAAGAGTTCTTGAATTGGATTCGATACGGATCAAAATGTAATTATAATGGGAATGTTACCTCAGTATGTTTTCTATTTGGTAGGAAATTTGCACCAGATGCTTTGGATCCTTTGTTGCGGATTTCTCCATTTTTGCTCGATTTTGATCCTTGAGTTATTTTTGGTTACACTAGAATGATTTTATTGtaataaaagtataattatATACTTGAAGTGGTGGCATCATAATGTACAATTATCtttgttggaatatgcctagaattctaattcctatttgtattaggactctattaatgaagtgtttgggagaaggataactttgttatcattggctaactagaaagtataaatccaattaggattaatattcctaatgccatatagactatttattcactatatatacactatctTATTTACCTTTTAGAagacaccaaaaaccgaacacacaatgtagccattgatgtgaataaggggaaaaagagggtgtgtgtgatgtgaggaatataagttaattcttaccctttcgggttacttcttgtagagagttaaacactttgtgggtttttcttctaagggcatatttgttagagatgttctctatttggtgattctccaccaattttgtactccttttgatgattagtggatggctcgaatctttcgcccgtggatgtacgctttaaagcagaaccacgtaaatctcttgtgttatttattattttgctatattgttatttgttaatcaaatccattattaaatacc
Coding sequences within it:
- the LOC126678780 gene encoding glycosyltransferase BC10-like; translated protein: MANNINDEKQPFQSTNSKPAKPYTSPLNNVFHFLLFIIGLSLGMLSCSYFKSLLSPIFTSQISLYSSFFSSPPSPLPPPSEPAGTNMTSSTNFTNAFDSFKRRESLMHNISDEELFSRAARVPNPTEVKIVPKLAFMFLTYGSIPFAPLWEKYFKGHEDLFSIYVHPHPSYNDSWPETSVFYGRRIPSQIVTWGEISMVDGERRLLANALLDISNQRFILLSESCIPIVNFKTAYNYLINSNLSYVESYDNPDKGARGRYNPKMSPTLNVTHWRKGSQWFELHRNLAVHIVSDQKYYQLFRDYCRAHACYSDEHYIPTFLNVLYPNTSANRTVTYVLWPKKSAHPRKFGLSDISEEFLNWIRYGSKCNYNGNVTSVCFLFGRKFAPDALDPLLRISPFLLDFDP
- the LOC126677290 gene encoding uncharacterized protein LOC126677290, giving the protein MGEGDDERREAAISSTPSLQPNFDNKSISQHQLRKLQELHKRRLKLKSKFHNESKGRTIRSHVKHCKNGDGEISDRNVEDLLTNLKNQRDITDFSSQQANVTADDAPKKRQKLHWGLDTKERWERKANM